ATTGTGTAAACCCGATCTTTTAGTAAAAGTGACATGATGACATTGACTCCAGATTATTTTTAAATCTTATTCAATCTGAGTCGTCTGGACAGGTAAGCTCGCGCAGTTCCGTGTATTTTTTCTCAATCTTTTCCGCATGAGCCACTACTTTGGCAAGATCATGGTCCTTTTTTGGGTAATACCATCTAATTGGAACCCAGTGCCCGATTCCGTCCATGTCGTGAATCATGCCCTTGTCTGCAAGAATCCCATACGCCTCATCTGGGGTCTGCTCGCGCACAGTCAACCCTCGCTTTGTCCTATCTTCTAGGATGTGATCGGCATGTCCGTCCCGGATATAGTAAAATGCACCCTTTTTGAGAATTGGCAGTTCCTGACTCATTATTTTTCTACTGGGTTGCCAATCATGTTGCCCCATTCGGTCCAAGAACCATCGTAGTTTCTAACTTGTGGGTATCCAAGCAAATACTTTAGGACAAACCAAGAATGTGATGAGCGCTCGCCGATTCTGCAATAACATATGATCTCCTTGTCTGGAGTTATTCCTTTTGGGGTATAGTTTTGTTTTAGCTCATCCACTGTCTTGAATGTACCATCTGCATCATTTACTGCAGTGGCCCATGGAATATTTTGCGCGCCTGGCACGTGTCCACCTCTTTGTGCATGCTCCATTGGATATTCCGGTGGCGCAGTGATTTCTCCGGTGAATTCTTTTGGAGATCTCACATCCACTAGGCCGATTTCTTTTCTGTTTAATGCGCGTCTTACATCAAACAGATATGCGCGCAATCCTTCGTCTGGTGGCTGTGCAGCATAGTTAGTTGGAGATATTTTTGGTTCCTCTGTAGTGTATGATTTTTTTTCTAGCTCCCATTTTTTGCGGCCGCCGTTCATTATTTTGATATTCTTGTGGCCGTAATACTTGAAAACCCAAAATGCGAATGCCGCAAACCAGTTGTTAAAGTCACCATACAAAATTACCTCGCTTTCCGGATTGATTCCGTTTTTGGACATTAATTCTTCGAATTGTTTTTTATCCACAATGTCTCGAGTTAGTGAATCATTAATGTCACGCCTCCACCATATCAGAGTCGCTCCTGCAATGTGGCCCTTTCTGTAGCCGTTTTCAGGGTCATAGTCAACCTCTACCAATTTCAGGTTTGTGTTTGGTGGATTTTTTGACACATAGTCAGTGTCTACTAGAACTTCGGGATGTGCGTAAGTCATTTTCAATTCTATGTCATTTTATGCATAATTAATTTTTTCCATCACATAAAAAACTACATTTTTTAAACAAACAATACAAAAACAAAGGGTTGAAGCTTAATCGGGTAGGCATTGTGTCTAAATTTGGCTCTGAGGAATCCGAAAATGCCGCAAAAAAGGTGGCAAAAAAATTCATCTCGAGCAAAGCCGAAGTGTTCACAATAGCGCCAGTAACGGTAGAGGGAACTAAAAAGGTAGAATCAGTAGAGGATCTCAACGACAAAAAGCTTGACCTAGTAGTAACATTGGGTGGAGATGGTACTACCCTCCGAGCATTCAGAAGCCTTACCGGAGAGATTCCGCTTTTGACAATAAATGTTGGAGGAAATAGGGGGATTTTATCAGAGATAACACTGGACAAAATAGACACGGCGATTTCGGATATCAAATCAAACAAGATCTGGTTTGACAAGAGGACCCGCGTTGTGGCATCAGCCGGTGGAGAAGAGTTTCCGCCGGCACTAAATGAAATATACATCAACAGGCAAAACATGACCAAGACTGCAGAATTTGAGATTAAGTTCCAAAACGATATTGTCAAGCACAAAATGGACGGAGTCATGATCTCAACCCCAAGCGGCTCCACAGGGCACTCTTTTTCGCTTGGCGGTCCGGTATTGCACGAAAGCCTCGATATTTTGATAATCACTCCAGTTGCCCCGGTTCTCAGATTGTTGCCGTCAATTGTTGTGCCTGATGAGAAAATAGAAGTGATTTGCTCGCATGACACCAATATTGTAATGGATGCACAGGTGATCAAGATGGCCGGATTTGAGGAGCCGATTGTGATCAAAAAACACCCAA
The genomic region above belongs to Nitrososphaerota archaeon and contains:
- a CDS encoding sulfurtransferase, coding for MTYAHPEVLVDTDYVSKNPPNTNLKLVEVDYDPENGYRKGHIAGATLIWWRRDINDSLTRDIVDKKQFEELMSKNGINPESEVILYGDFNNWFAAFAFWVFKYYGHKNIKIMNGGRKKWELEKKSYTTEEPKISPTNYAAQPPDEGLRAYLFDVRRALNRKEIGLVDVRSPKEFTGEITAPPEYPMEHAQRGGHVPGAQNIPWATAVNDADGTFKTVDELKQNYTPKGITPDKEIICYCRIGERSSHSWFVLKYLLGYPQVRNYDGSWTEWGNMIGNPVEK
- a CDS encoding NAD(+)/NADH kinase — encoded protein: MKLNRVGIVSKFGSEESENAAKKVAKKFISSKAEVFTIAPVTVEGTKKVESVEDLNDKKLDLVVTLGGDGTTLRAFRSLTGEIPLLTINVGGNRGILSEITLDKIDTAISDIKSNKIWFDKRTRVVASAGGEEFPPALNEIYINRQNMTKTAEFEIKFQNDIVKHKMDGVMISTPSGSTGHSFSLGGPVLHESLDILIITPVAPVLRLLPSIVVPDEKIEVICSHDTNIVMDAQVIKMAGFEEPIVIKKHPKRAVFVRLKKRGLRQMSKLGV